Below is a genomic region from Onychostoma macrolepis isolate SWU-2019 chromosome 15, ASM1243209v1, whole genome shotgun sequence.
GCATGCATTGTCCGTGGGTTGTACATGTGCAGAGCTGGTGTGTAGCTGCGCGCGACGGGACAGTAGCACCAGACTTCGTCCGTCGCGTCGTGCTGATGCGCGGCGATGTGCAGGCGAATAGTGCGATGACATTCGCCGCGACATCCACCAATGATGAAGAGCTTTTCTCCAAAACTGGTGAGCGATGATCCGGGTCGGTCTAAAATCTGCGCGGCGTCGTTTGGTAGCTCCATCCAGAGATCCGCACCAATGTTGTAGCAGAACGCATACCGAATCTCTCCGCTATCCTCTGTTTTGTGCACGAAAATATAGCTGGATGTCGTAGAAGGCCGAGCATCGCAAAACAAGCCGCTGAAGCGATGAATGTCTTCGAGAGCTTGTTTAATCGCGGTAATGCAGCATGCGTCTGCGCTCAGCAGCAGCTTGGCCTCCTCCAGCGCAGACGGACGCAGATGGTGCAGACGGACCCGCGGAAGAAGCTTCGGTAAAAGGATTTTGCGCGACTGTGGATCGTGTCGCGTCCAGTGGAGCAACGCGTGCAGGACGCTTTCTTCGTCTGGGACGTTGAGTGCGTCCGAAGACAGGCAGCGCTCCAAGATGCGGGCCGGCATCTCCAGAAAGTCCGGAGCGGAGGAAAGTGCGTGGAAGTTCTGCGTGACGAAGTCGGTTGCGCGATGCAGCAGGCGCGAGGAGCCGTAACCCTCGGCGAGCGCTAACAGCTGCAGGCAGTTGCAGAGATCCAGCATTTGGACCAGGAAGTCACTGCAAGCGCGAGAGAGGAAGCCCACCTGAGCGAAGGAAAGACAGAAGACATGATGAAGCTGTTAACGTATACGTCATTAGCACCGTTTCtatccaacgagtcaaagaggACAAAATCGACACTTCCTGGTGAAAactaggagaagccactgaatataataaagTTCATATATGATACGTGCACCTCAGAGCGATAAATGCagtcattgctttcggaggcGGATGCTGCTGATTGTGAACGCAGTCGTTtaagacaattatacagaaatactttgatgacagactttgctcaggctTTTCAGAACGACCAAAACAACACACAGATGCTGTGAACGAGATCGGTCCGCTGCTAGTCAAGTTATCCCGTCTCATAGCGCAAACTCACATGATTTTTTCAATGCGCAATGGAGGAATTTATTTGGTAAATgtgtttgcattgcatttttttcttatcGGGTAAAAAGTTTATCCTACTCAAATGTGCGCATAAgttttttatgtgcattttttagaaTTCATGCACATTTTGGCGTTTCCATCCAGCGATTTTTTAAGCGATATTCCAAAAATGCtcataaaaataggtggatggaaacatagctaattactttttcacatttccggGTTTCTCAGCAGCGGAAGTCGTCATAGTTGGGTAAACTTCCGAgaccacaaatatattttttgcattcccatttggtcaagtaggaaaaaaaaaactcacgaCTTTGaatcaaaggaaaaaaattgAGAGAAACTGATAACGGTAGTCAGAAAAGAGAACGATGTCAAATTTACCGTTTCTCCCGTAGACgctgcattagaaacaccctCGCATTAGCCTTAACtagttttttgtaatttgatacaaatgtgatataataagatataataatatataatatgctATCTGGtagatatataataaaaatacaatatgcattatctgaaataaaacgtaaacttattttatttcagctagttgccaatgcaacatttctcattttcgtttagttttagttcatgtactaaaataactaaaagtaaaactaaaaaaaataaaaaatactacatagaaaaaaaaacaataactaataaaaatgacaaaaacaactaaagattaacactaataaaattaaacaaataaaataaaaaattaaactgaaatgaaaatggaaaatacaaaaacagaattcattcaatatatatatatatatatatatatatataaaaaactacaatagaataaaacaacacaaaaacatcaattttatcattattttatttagtagcAAACAGTTTTCAGATCACTAAACACATCTGATGTCAAATACCCCTTTTGCTTTGTGTTCAgtgcaataaaaacaataaaagcttcctctaataataacaataataattgtgtCTCACCTGCAGGAAGGAGGCCAGCTGAAACAGCATGTCCACATTGTCTTCTCTGATTTCTATTTCACCAGAATACGCGAAATCCAGGAAGGTGTGGACGGCCTGCGGCGAGAGGTTACTGAGCGTCACGGCGCCGTCATCACGCTCCCGCATGTCCAGCTCAAACATCGCCCTGTTTAAgtaatcaatacttttattcatcaaggaagcattaaattgatcaaaagtgccagtaaagacatttataatgtgacaaaagattcttatttcaaataaatgcagttcttttaaactttctgttcatctgtgaatcctgaaaaataaaatgtatcacagtttccacaaaaatattgtgcagcacgactgttttcaacattgataataatcagaaatgtttgttgagcagcaaatcagcatattagagtgatttctgaagatcatgtgacactgaagactggagtaatgatgctgaaaatacagctgcatcacagaaataaattacagtttaacacatattcacatagaaaactgctgttttacagtagaataatatttcactatttttacagtatttttgatcaaataaacacagccttgatgagcagaagagaaccCAAACCTTGAAAAGTGATGTATGTTATTTATTGaagttattaaatattattaaagtgcAATGTGAGCGGTGTTTGTTGCTGGGTGGCTTCCAGGTTGTTTTTATGTGAAGTAGTTCACCTGAAGAAGTCGCTGCATGCGGCGAGAACACAGCGGTGACACGGCAGCGTCTCCTCCTGCACTCGGACGCTGAAGTCGAACAGAACTCCTCTCTCTCTGAAGCCCTGAAGAACACCGAGCACCTGCTGACCGTGAGACTCGGACACCAGGAACACTGACCGCTGCTCCGACACGCCGTTACACAGAGACCCGCCGGACACGTCCATCAGCTGGAGAACACACAGCTTCATTTCACAGCGCACACTCATtcaagtgaatgggtgccgtcagaatgagagtctgataaaaacatcacaataatccacagcactccagtccatcagtccATAtaatgtggattattgtgatgtttttatcagactctcattctgacggcacccattcactgcagagcatccattgctgagacactgatgcagagacacatttctacaaacctgatgaagaaacacactcatctacatctctGATGAACTGAGCATGAACACATTTCCAACACATTTTCACCAACAAACCTTGGGAAGAACAATTATTCCTGTGCTAACACACCAACCCTAATCATTAACTAGTCCTAAAATCAAAGCGAAATCATTGTTTGATATGAATTCAACAAAATTGATGATTCAGTATTCAGTGCAATTAAAAAATCTCGATCAGTTGAGCCTGCCTTCATATTTCAGACACACAGTAGAACCCTTTACAGTCATATTCATGATGATTATGACTGTATTCagtgaatgaatgtaaacagtACCTCAGCTGATCGGTCCAGATCACACCTAAAGCATCAGTGTTCTTCTGCTCCGTGTGCATATGGCTTTATACACATAACAGCTTTAAAGTCTTCAGGAGACGAAGGCGTTTAGACGGAGATGATTGACACTCACGCTTCAGCACCCTGGACAGCGCTCCGGCTCCACTGCGCATGCGCAGAACCCGCGATGACGCGCCCGGAAGATGTACTGCAGgattgctttatttaatttttttttttttaatcactgtATTAAACCTTCAAATAATAAA
It encodes:
- the kbtbd3 gene encoding kelch repeat and BTB domain-containing protein 3 isoform X2, coding for MSVRCEMKLCVLQLMDVSGGSLCNGVSEQRSVFLVSESHGQQVLGVLQGFRERGVLFDFSVRVQEETLPCHRCVLAACSDFFRAMFELDMRERDDGAVTLSNLSPQAVHTFLDFAYSGEIEIREDNVDMLFQLASFLQVGFLSRACSDFLVQMLDLCNCLQLLALAEGYGSSRLLHRATDFVTQNFHALSSAPDFLEMPARILERCLSSDALNVPDEESVLHALLHWTRHDPQSRKILLPKLLPRVRLHHLRPSALEEAKLLLSADACCITAIKQALEDIHRFSGLFCDARPSTTSSYIFVHKTEDSGEIRYAFCYNIGADLWMELPNDAAQILDRPGSSLTSFGEKLFIIGGCRGECHRTIRLHIAAHQHDATDEVWCYCPVARSYTPALHMYNPRTMHASVAALNRIYVIGGKTRNACSVLDAEYFDPLSGDWTSVSPLPKGIYFPEASACGSIIYTLGSEMEITEAFNPSLDCFLRYDAVADQWCQLVAEFGQFFHATLVKSVSINDTLYLCDLSTYKVYSFCPDSCVWKGEGSFECAGFNAGAIGVRDKIYILGGDYSPDEITDEVQVYDSGRSEWQEVSPMPRALTEFHCQVLSFNRYRDPWRRETAETP
- the kbtbd3 gene encoding kelch repeat and BTB domain-containing protein 3 isoform X1 — translated: MDVSGGSLCNGVSEQRSVFLVSESHGQQVLGVLQGFRERGVLFDFSVRVQEETLPCHRCVLAACSDFFRAMFELDMRERDDGAVTLSNLSPQAVHTFLDFAYSGEIEIREDNVDMLFQLASFLQVGFLSRACSDFLVQMLDLCNCLQLLALAEGYGSSRLLHRATDFVTQNFHALSSAPDFLEMPARILERCLSSDALNVPDEESVLHALLHWTRHDPQSRKILLPKLLPRVRLHHLRPSALEEAKLLLSADACCITAIKQALEDIHRFSGLFCDARPSTTSSYIFVHKTEDSGEIRYAFCYNIGADLWMELPNDAAQILDRPGSSLTSFGEKLFIIGGCRGECHRTIRLHIAAHQHDATDEVWCYCPVARSYTPALHMYNPRTMHASVAALNRIYVIGGKTRNACSVLDAEYFDPLSGDWTSVSPLPKGIYFPEASACGSIIYTLGSEMEITEAFNPSLDCFLRYDAVADQWCQLVAEFGQFFHATLVKSVSINDTLYLCDLSTYKVYSFCPDSCVWKGEGSFECAGFNAGAIGVRDKIYILGGDYSPDEITDEVQVYDSGRSEWQEVSPMPRALTEFHCQVLSFNRYRDPWRRETAETP